In a single window of the Streptacidiphilus sp. P02-A3a genome:
- a CDS encoding SDR family NAD(P)-dependent oxidoreductase, whose product MNAAPTDKTVLITGTSSGIGLAAAVAAAQAGWHVVATMRDPGRADPLRRAAAEAGVADRIQLKQLDVVDPESITACLAEVIAEHGRLDALVNNAGAGKVGTVELHGTQIFREAMEVNFFGVVEVTRAALPHLRASGGRILTVTSVGGVVGQPFNEAYCAAKFAVEGFMESLAPVAETLGVSVSVIEPGAVATEFVSSLGLDIPVLLAQAGPYAPALRSYLDHVMGAFGSAQTPAEAAAPIIEALAAERPAFRIQTSDWARQFTGTKLADNDGYSVVALTSEWVR is encoded by the coding sequence ATGAACGCCGCGCCGACCGACAAGACCGTCCTGATCACCGGTACCTCCTCCGGCATCGGCCTGGCCGCGGCCGTGGCCGCCGCCCAGGCGGGCTGGCACGTCGTCGCCACCATGCGCGACCCGGGCCGGGCCGACCCGCTGCGCCGGGCCGCCGCCGAGGCGGGCGTCGCCGACCGGATCCAGCTCAAACAGCTGGACGTGGTCGACCCGGAGAGCATCACCGCCTGTCTGGCGGAGGTCATCGCCGAGCACGGACGGCTGGACGCCCTGGTCAACAACGCCGGCGCGGGCAAGGTCGGCACCGTCGAGCTGCACGGCACGCAGATCTTCCGCGAGGCCATGGAGGTCAACTTCTTCGGCGTGGTGGAGGTCACCCGGGCCGCGCTGCCCCACCTGCGGGCCTCCGGCGGCCGGATCCTCACCGTCACCAGCGTCGGCGGCGTGGTCGGCCAGCCCTTCAACGAGGCCTACTGCGCGGCCAAGTTCGCGGTCGAGGGCTTCATGGAGTCACTGGCCCCGGTCGCCGAGACCCTCGGCGTCAGCGTGAGCGTGATCGAACCCGGCGCGGTGGCCACCGAGTTCGTGTCCAGCCTGGGGCTGGACATCCCGGTGCTGCTGGCCCAGGCGGGCCCCTACGCCCCGGCGCTCAGGTCCTACCTCGACCACGTGATGGGGGCCTTCGGCAGTGCCCAGACCCCGGCCGAGGCCGCTGCCCCGATCATCGAGGCCCTGGCCGCCGAACGTCCGGCCTTCCGCATCCAGACCTCCGACTGGGCCCGCCAGTTCACCGGAACCAAGCTCGCCGACAACGACGGCTACTCGGTCGTCGCCCTCACCAGCGAATGGGTCCGCTGA
- a CDS encoding MarR family winged helix-turn-helix transcriptional regulator → MPRADITLGELADRDHAFYGLVWAGTTLTAAVDRALVQAHDLPLSWFEVMLWLHGQGEPVAASDLGAKTLLSRSQVSRVVDSLQSRGLVERSTAPADARSVRVALTAAGRDTFAAADATRREALAAVFNDLLDDDDITALEAVWEKLKRRPTG, encoded by the coding sequence ATGCCACGTGCCGACATAACTCTCGGGGAACTCGCGGACCGCGACCACGCCTTCTACGGGCTGGTCTGGGCCGGCACCACGCTCACCGCCGCCGTCGACCGGGCCCTGGTGCAGGCGCACGACCTGCCGCTGTCCTGGTTCGAGGTGATGCTCTGGCTGCACGGCCAGGGCGAGCCGGTGGCCGCCTCGGACCTCGGCGCGAAGACCCTGCTCAGCCGCAGCCAGGTGTCCCGCGTGGTCGACTCCCTGCAGTCGCGCGGTCTGGTCGAACGCAGCACCGCCCCGGCCGACGCCCGCTCGGTCCGGGTCGCGCTCACCGCCGCCGGTCGGGACACCTTCGCGGCGGCGGACGCCACCCGCCGCGAAGCCCTGGCGGCGGTGTTCAACGACCTCCTGGACGATGACGACATCACCGCGCTGGAAGCCGTCTGGGAGAAGCTGAAGCGCCGGCCCACGGGCTGA
- a CDS encoding DsbA family oxidoreductase, translating into MKVEIYSDIACPWCFIGKRRFERALAAFPRAEQVEVVYKPYQLVPDAAAEAVPHRAWLAERYGPQSRAMDDRVTELGRAEGIRYDFDAALQVNTIHAHRLLWLAAAEYGLPVQHQLKERLLTAHFTDGVDVGDVAALTAVAVAAGLDEARVAAFLPSDEGTAQVRAELAGAHALGINSVPTFVFDGTWAVQGAQETSTFLQALEQAVPAAAPAGSCSDDGSCAV; encoded by the coding sequence GTGAAGGTGGAGATCTACAGCGACATAGCCTGCCCGTGGTGCTTCATCGGCAAGCGCCGGTTCGAGCGCGCCCTCGCCGCCTTCCCCCGCGCCGAGCAGGTCGAGGTCGTCTACAAGCCGTACCAGCTGGTCCCGGACGCCGCCGCGGAGGCTGTCCCGCACCGCGCCTGGCTGGCCGAGCGCTACGGACCGCAGTCCCGCGCCATGGACGACCGGGTGACCGAGCTCGGCCGGGCCGAGGGCATCCGCTACGACTTCGACGCCGCGCTCCAGGTCAACACGATCCACGCGCACCGGCTGCTCTGGCTCGCCGCCGCCGAGTACGGGCTGCCGGTGCAGCACCAGCTGAAGGAGCGGCTGCTGACCGCGCACTTCACCGACGGCGTGGACGTCGGCGACGTCGCCGCGCTCACCGCCGTCGCCGTCGCGGCCGGCCTGGACGAGGCCCGGGTCGCCGCCTTCCTGCCCTCCGACGAGGGAACGGCGCAGGTCAGGGCCGAGCTGGCCGGGGCCCACGCGCTGGGTATCAACTCCGTCCCCACCTTCGTCTTCGACGGCACGTGGGCGGTGCAGGGGGCCCAGGAGACCTCCACCTTCCTCCAGGCCCTGGAGCAGGCCGTCCCGGCCGCCGCACCCGCCGGATCCTGCTCGGACGACGGCAGCTGCGCCGTCTGA
- a CDS encoding universal stress protein has translation MYLVSRELPAPGAAPGVVVGVDGSDGSLWALDRAVAEASAHALPLYVVAAVNPAPTGYTPGMVDLVQESIERLLAGMSEVVTRGIETVLARHPEPPRLSLHILLGNPVEVLIQASGPHHTLVVGTRGNGGFARLLLGSVSTALVHHADCPVLVVPAPEYQGGAPR, from the coding sequence ATGTACCTCGTCTCCCGCGAACTGCCCGCGCCCGGCGCGGCCCCCGGTGTGGTCGTCGGCGTGGACGGCTCGGACGGCTCGCTGTGGGCGCTCGACCGCGCCGTCGCCGAGGCCTCCGCGCACGCGCTCCCGCTGTACGTCGTCGCCGCCGTCAACCCGGCCCCGACCGGTTACACCCCCGGCATGGTCGACCTGGTGCAGGAGAGCATCGAACGGCTGCTGGCCGGGATGTCCGAGGTGGTGACCCGGGGCATCGAGACGGTGCTGGCCCGCCACCCGGAACCGCCCCGGCTCTCGCTGCACATCCTCCTCGGCAACCCGGTCGAGGTGCTGATCCAGGCCTCCGGACCGCACCACACCCTGGTCGTCGGCACCCGCGGCAACGGCGGGTTCGCCCGGCTGCTGCTGGGCTCGGTGTCGACCGCGCTGGTGCACCACGCCGACTGCCCGGTCCTGGTGGTGCCCGCCCCGGAATACCAGGGCGGCGCTCCGCGTTGA
- a CDS encoding asparagine synthase-related protein: MRWLVGWNGASAVDEPGLRELRPLGGRLLWPGPDPLWAVGDWLPEEIRTVTVFRRHHRAADRVVRGFPELPADPAAPEADAAVARLAVIGRCGAVDRELRTALLAASGGALRHLTTWPGSYTVVLQQGTRTTVLGDLAGVRAVFHTPWGGGTAYATAALPLADLIGAPVDPLHLAARLALPDAPEALGDGSAFTGVQRVPPAYALSIRSGVPQLSVYEPVPGSVGSASSVSEAAATGEVTRSLLEAVRCRVRSEPDAPPGRSLSADLSGGSASSAVALIAAGIPGRVGGNPAAPAGPGRGYPGGPGAEAVPRQSVEERWGDPRSYRTVHHGPPVPSEEPRTTGAVPGSWVRRPEQPPAAAPDGHLLLALTSTDTQEAAEEPPGPSRTAELLRAQALAGAAPGLRHRIVPGGPDALPYADLLDDPLSGPLTDEPGPALVAADRQRLRMADAGTDHLSGHGGRQVLDGHPARLADLLSERRRLPLMRPVAALARADSGGRPVQGTLGTPVAVLRAARRLARTPYAEGLEDTAVSLMARRTSQPHSAGGASVDALAWCAPGPAARWLTDDALSAIAVRLRLAARRAAPDERPGARRARLALHRHAAEFRVLTQIVEEAPGQRLHAPFLDNAVVRAGRLVPDSARVQPGARHQILRTVLTGAGVADIPEDWGHGAPWGPYASVESVRAGLRRAAGALDRLFAAPLLADLGLLEPDVFRAALHRACGGGAVPLDGLADIVATELWLRRLRARQGSCWTGMPLRERLPLASRAAATHQPTSSAVPAFPSIPGFPSIPGFPDTPGFPDTPGFSDTPGFPHSPLPGALPPTPLPPKPTRAPAAPLPTFPPLRPAPPPADPIGVP; the protein is encoded by the coding sequence ATGCGGTGGTTGGTGGGGTGGAACGGCGCGTCCGCCGTCGACGAGCCGGGGCTGCGCGAGCTGCGCCCGCTCGGCGGTCGGCTGCTGTGGCCCGGTCCCGATCCGCTGTGGGCGGTCGGTGACTGGCTGCCCGAGGAGATCCGCACCGTCACCGTCTTCCGCCGCCACCACCGGGCCGCCGACCGCGTGGTCCGGGGCTTCCCGGAACTGCCCGCCGACCCGGCCGCGCCCGAGGCCGACGCCGCCGTCGCCCGGCTCGCCGTGATCGGCCGCTGCGGCGCCGTCGACCGCGAACTGCGCACCGCCCTGCTCGCGGCCAGCGGCGGCGCGCTGCGCCACCTCACCACCTGGCCCGGCAGCTACACCGTGGTCCTCCAGCAGGGCACCCGGACCACCGTCCTCGGCGACCTGGCCGGGGTGCGCGCGGTCTTCCACACCCCCTGGGGCGGCGGCACCGCCTACGCCACCGCCGCGCTGCCGCTGGCCGACCTGATCGGCGCCCCGGTCGACCCGCTGCACCTCGCCGCCCGACTGGCCCTGCCCGACGCGCCCGAAGCGCTCGGCGACGGCAGCGCGTTCACCGGCGTGCAGCGCGTCCCCCCGGCGTACGCGCTCAGCATCCGCTCCGGCGTGCCGCAGCTCTCGGTGTACGAGCCGGTCCCCGGATCCGTGGGCAGCGCCTCCTCCGTCAGCGAGGCCGCCGCCACCGGCGAGGTCACCCGCAGCCTGCTGGAGGCCGTCCGCTGCCGGGTCCGCAGCGAGCCGGACGCCCCGCCCGGCCGCAGCCTCAGCGCCGACCTCTCCGGCGGCAGCGCCTCCAGCGCGGTCGCACTGATCGCCGCCGGTATCCCCGGCCGCGTCGGCGGCAACCCGGCCGCCCCCGCCGGTCCCGGCCGGGGATACCCCGGCGGGCCCGGAGCCGAGGCCGTGCCCAGGCAGAGCGTCGAGGAGCGCTGGGGCGACCCGCGCAGCTACCGCACCGTCCACCACGGCCCGCCGGTACCCAGCGAGGAGCCGCGCACCACCGGCGCGGTCCCCGGCTCCTGGGTACGCCGCCCCGAGCAGCCGCCCGCCGCCGCGCCGGACGGCCACCTGCTGCTCGCCCTCACCTCCACCGACACCCAGGAGGCCGCCGAGGAACCCCCGGGCCCCTCCCGCACCGCCGAACTCCTCCGCGCCCAGGCCCTCGCCGGTGCCGCCCCCGGGCTGCGCCACCGGATCGTCCCCGGCGGCCCCGACGCGCTGCCCTACGCCGACCTGCTGGACGACCCGCTGTCCGGACCGCTCACCGACGAGCCGGGCCCGGCCCTGGTCGCCGCGGACCGGCAGCGGCTGCGGATGGCCGACGCCGGTACCGACCACCTCAGCGGCCACGGCGGACGCCAGGTGCTGGACGGCCACCCGGCGCGCCTCGCCGACCTGCTGTCCGAACGCCGACGGCTGCCGCTGATGCGTCCGGTCGCCGCCCTCGCCCGGGCCGACAGCGGCGGGCGGCCGGTCCAGGGCACGCTGGGCACCCCGGTCGCCGTGCTCCGGGCCGCCCGCCGCCTGGCCCGCACCCCGTACGCCGAGGGGCTGGAGGACACCGCGGTCTCGCTGATGGCCCGCCGCACCTCGCAGCCGCACAGCGCGGGCGGTGCCTCGGTGGACGCCCTCGCCTGGTGCGCCCCGGGACCGGCGGCCCGCTGGCTCACCGACGACGCGCTCTCGGCGATCGCGGTACGGCTGCGGCTGGCCGCCCGGCGCGCGGCGCCGGACGAGCGCCCCGGTGCCCGCCGGGCCCGGCTGGCGCTGCACCGGCACGCCGCCGAGTTCCGGGTGCTCACCCAGATCGTCGAAGAGGCGCCCGGGCAGCGACTGCACGCCCCGTTCCTGGACAACGCCGTGGTCCGGGCCGGCCGCCTGGTGCCCGACTCCGCCCGCGTCCAGCCGGGCGCCCGGCACCAGATCCTGCGCACCGTGCTCACCGGCGCGGGCGTCGCCGACATCCCCGAGGACTGGGGACACGGCGCGCCGTGGGGCCCGTACGCGTCGGTCGAGAGCGTCCGCGCCGGGCTGCGCCGCGCGGCGGGCGCGCTGGACCGGCTCTTCGCCGCGCCGCTGCTGGCCGACCTCGGCCTGCTCGAACCGGACGTCTTCCGGGCCGCGCTGCACCGCGCCTGCGGCGGGGGAGCGGTGCCGCTGGACGGGCTGGCGGACATCGTCGCCACCGAGCTGTGGCTGCGCCGCCTCCGCGCCCGCCAGGGCTCCTGCTGGACCGGCATGCCGCTGCGCGAACGCCTCCCGCTCGCCTCCCGCGCCGCCGCCACCCACCAGCCCACCTCGTCCGCCGTCCCCGCCTTCCCGAGCATCCCCGGCTTCCCGAGCATCCCCGGCTTCCCGGACACCCCCGGCTTCCCGGACACCCCCGGCTTCTCGGACACCCCCGGCTTCCCGCACTCGCCGCTCCCCGGCGCCCTGCCGCCGACCCCGCTGCCGCCGAAACCGACCCGCGCCCCCGCGGCGCCGCTGCCCACGTTCCCGCCGCTGCGCCCGGCGCCGCCTCCGGCCGACCCCATCGGCGTGCCCTGA
- a CDS encoding MFS transporter, whose protein sequence is MSTSVRGPNEKLGTLLSLAGISNAGLARRVNDLGAQRGLTYRYDKTSVARWVTKGMVPQGAVPHLIATAIGGKLGRSVPLEEIGLGGSDPMPEIGLAFPREVPEAVHHATELWLLDPDAAGTRKGGWWDSLTGTFSVTAYATPVSRWLITPVDGSVAREAPGTPPGPGGGRILLPGSVRARGAEGGAAAHRVGHADAAKLRQAAEEARRWDSRYGGGDWRSSMVPECLRHDAAPLLLGCYTDEVGRALFGATAELTRLAGWMAFDTGQHEAAQRYYIQALRLARAAADVPFGGYVLASMSLQATYRGAADEGVDLAQAAIERNRGLATARTMSFFHLVEARAHARAGSTHACAMSLAAAESCLERSRPADDDPAWIDFHSYDRLAADAAECYRDLGMPVKVREYTAQALARPTEEYVRSHGLRLVVSALAELDDGDLDAAVAAGSRAVEVAGRISSQRTREYVQEMLRKLEQYQGEVQAVELARRARLVLAAPA, encoded by the coding sequence ATGTCCACCAGCGTACGTGGACCGAACGAGAAGCTCGGCACGCTGCTGTCGCTCGCCGGGATCAGCAACGCCGGGCTCGCCCGGCGGGTGAACGACCTCGGCGCGCAGCGCGGGCTGACCTACCGCTACGACAAGACGTCGGTGGCCAGGTGGGTCACCAAGGGCATGGTGCCGCAGGGCGCGGTGCCGCACCTGATCGCGACCGCGATCGGCGGGAAGCTGGGCCGCAGCGTCCCGCTGGAGGAGATCGGCCTCGGCGGCAGCGATCCGATGCCGGAGATCGGCCTGGCCTTCCCGAGGGAGGTACCCGAGGCCGTCCACCACGCGACCGAGCTGTGGCTGCTCGATCCGGACGCCGCCGGGACCCGCAAGGGCGGTTGGTGGGACAGTCTGACAGGTACGTTTTCGGTCACCGCGTACGCGACCCCGGTGTCCCGCTGGCTGATCACCCCGGTCGACGGGTCGGTCGCGCGGGAGGCCCCGGGGACGCCGCCGGGGCCCGGCGGTGGCCGGATCCTGCTCCCCGGGAGCGTCCGGGCGCGCGGCGCCGAGGGCGGCGCGGCGGCGCACCGGGTGGGGCACGCGGACGCGGCGAAGCTGCGGCAGGCCGCCGAGGAGGCCCGGCGCTGGGACTCCCGCTACGGCGGCGGCGACTGGCGCTCCTCGATGGTGCCGGAGTGCCTGCGGCACGACGCGGCGCCGCTGCTGCTCGGCTGCTACACCGACGAGGTCGGCCGGGCGCTGTTCGGCGCCACCGCCGAACTCACCAGGCTGGCCGGGTGGATGGCCTTCGACACCGGGCAGCACGAGGCGGCCCAGCGCTACTACATCCAGGCGCTGCGGCTGGCGCGGGCGGCGGCCGACGTGCCGTTCGGCGGCTATGTGCTGGCGTCGATGAGCCTGCAGGCGACCTACCGGGGCGCGGCGGACGAGGGCGTGGACCTGGCCCAGGCCGCGATCGAACGCAACCGGGGCCTGGCGACGGCCCGCACCATGAGCTTCTTCCACCTGGTGGAGGCCAGGGCGCACGCCCGCGCGGGGAGCACGCACGCCTGCGCGATGTCGCTCGCGGCGGCGGAGAGCTGCCTGGAGCGCTCCCGCCCGGCCGACGACGATCCGGCCTGGATCGACTTCCACTCCTACGACCGGCTCGCCGCCGACGCCGCCGAGTGCTACCGGGACCTGGGGATGCCGGTCAAGGTCCGGGAGTACACCGCGCAGGCGCTGGCCCGGCCGACCGAGGAGTACGTGCGCTCGCACGGCCTGCGGCTGGTGGTGTCCGCCCTGGCCGAGCTGGACGACGGCGACCTGGACGCGGCGGTGGCGGCCGGCAGCCGGGCGGTGGAGGTCGCCGGGCGGATCTCCTCCCAGCGCACCCGCGAGTACGTGCAGGAGATGCTGCGCAAGCTGGAGCAGTACCAGGGCGAGGTGCAGGCGGTGGAGCTGGCCCGGCGGGCCCGGCTGGTGCTCGCGGCCCCGGCCTGA
- the lhgO gene encoding L-2-hydroxyglutarate oxidase yields MGFDCEVAVVGGGIVGLSTAYALSLADPGLRVIVLEKEPALAAHQTGRNSGVVHSGLYYRPGSLKARFAVEGGRELAEFCREQGLPYQATGKLVVATDSAELPRLHALAQRGREHGLPVRELGPAGMAEYEPRVAGIAALHVGSTGICDYPAVAEAYAKLSGAQVRTGGAVTGIARRADGVTVATTLAEVRTRVVVNCAGLHSDRIALLAGDEPGVRIVPFRGEYYELAPEARKLVRGLVYPVPDPAFPFLGVHLTRDLHGGVHAGPNAVPALAREGYDWRTVSPRDLAGTLGWSGSWRLGARHWRSETAELRRSLSKRAFTAGVRRLLPDCAERDLVPAAAGVRAQAVARDGSLLDDFAFAEAPRTVHVLNAPSPAATASLPIGREVARRALAALAAG; encoded by the coding sequence GTGGGGTTCGACTGTGAGGTGGCCGTCGTCGGCGGCGGCATCGTGGGGCTCTCCACGGCGTACGCGCTCAGCCTGGCCGACCCCGGGCTGCGGGTGATCGTGCTGGAGAAGGAGCCGGCCCTGGCCGCGCACCAGACCGGGCGGAACAGCGGCGTGGTGCACAGCGGCCTGTACTACCGGCCGGGGTCGCTGAAGGCCCGGTTCGCGGTCGAGGGCGGCCGGGAACTAGCCGAGTTCTGCCGCGAGCAGGGGCTGCCGTACCAGGCGACCGGCAAGCTGGTGGTGGCGACCGACAGCGCCGAGCTGCCGCGGCTGCACGCGCTGGCGCAGCGCGGACGCGAGCACGGGCTGCCGGTGCGGGAGCTGGGTCCGGCCGGAATGGCCGAATACGAACCCCGGGTCGCGGGCATCGCCGCGCTGCACGTCGGCAGCACCGGGATCTGTGACTATCCGGCGGTGGCGGAGGCCTACGCGAAGCTCTCCGGCGCGCAGGTGCGCACCGGGGGCGCGGTGACCGGGATCGCCCGCCGGGCGGACGGCGTGACCGTCGCCACCACGCTGGCCGAGGTCCGCACCCGGGTCGTGGTGAACTGCGCCGGGCTGCACAGCGACCGGATCGCGCTGCTCGCGGGCGACGAGCCGGGCGTGCGGATCGTGCCGTTCCGGGGCGAGTACTACGAGCTGGCGCCGGAGGCCCGGAAGCTGGTGCGCGGACTGGTGTACCCGGTGCCCGACCCGGCCTTCCCGTTCCTCGGCGTGCACCTCACCCGGGACCTCCACGGCGGCGTCCACGCCGGGCCCAACGCGGTGCCGGCGCTGGCCCGCGAGGGCTACGACTGGCGCACCGTCAGCCCGCGCGACCTCGCCGGGACGCTGGGCTGGTCCGGCAGCTGGCGGCTGGGCGCGCGGCACTGGCGCTCGGAGACGGCCGAGCTGCGCCGCTCGCTGTCCAAGCGGGCGTTCACCGCGGGCGTGCGGCGGCTGCTGCCGGACTGCGCCGAGCGCGACCTGGTACCGGCCGCGGCCGGGGTGCGCGCGCAGGCGGTCGCCAGGGACGGCTCGCTGCTGGACGACTTCGCCTTCGCCGAGGCCCCGCGCACGGTCCACGTGCTGAACGCCCCCTCCCCGGCGGCGACGGCGTCGCTGCCGATCGGCCGTGAGGTGGCCCGCCGGGCGCTGGCGGCGCTGGCCGCCGGGTAG
- the trmB gene encoding tRNA (guanosine(46)-N7)-methyltransferase TrmB — protein sequence MPPAAPVCVDDVTLGTPVPAALHSERRIRSFHPRKGRMSDAQRGALARLWKAYGIRVDGEGLLDLDQLFDNAERPVVLEIGFGMGDATADMAAADPATGILAVDVHTPGHGNLLRRIESGGLENVRLAEGDAVVLLRDQLAPGSMAGLRVYFPDPWPKARHHKRRLIQPEFVALAVSRLRPGALVHCATDWEPYAEQMLEVLTASPELENLHPDGGGYAPRPDWRPVTKFEQQGLDKGHVVQDLLFRRR from the coding sequence ATTCCCCCAGCCGCCCCCGTGTGCGTCGACGACGTCACCCTCGGTACGCCCGTCCCCGCCGCGCTGCACTCGGAGCGGCGGATCCGCAGCTTCCACCCGCGCAAGGGGCGGATGAGCGACGCCCAGCGGGGGGCGCTGGCGCGGCTCTGGAAGGCGTACGGGATACGCGTCGACGGCGAGGGCCTGCTCGACCTCGACCAGCTGTTCGACAACGCCGAGCGGCCGGTGGTGCTGGAGATCGGCTTCGGGATGGGCGACGCCACCGCCGACATGGCCGCCGCCGACCCGGCCACCGGCATCCTCGCGGTGGACGTGCACACCCCCGGGCACGGCAACCTGCTGCGCCGGATCGAGTCCGGCGGTCTGGAGAACGTCCGCCTGGCCGAGGGCGACGCGGTGGTGCTGCTGCGCGACCAGCTGGCCCCCGGCAGCATGGCCGGGCTGCGCGTCTACTTCCCCGACCCGTGGCCCAAGGCCCGGCACCACAAGCGGCGGCTGATCCAGCCCGAGTTCGTCGCCCTCGCGGTCTCCCGGCTGCGCCCGGGCGCGCTGGTGCACTGCGCGACCGACTGGGAGCCGTACGCGGAGCAGATGCTGGAAGTGCTGACGGCCTCGCCGGAGCTGGAGAACCTGCACCCGGACGGCGGCGGCTACGCGCCGCGCCCCGACTGGCGGCCGGTGACGAAGTTCGAACAGCAGGGTCTGGACAAGGGACACGTGGTGCAGGACCTGCTGTTCCGGCGGCGCTGA
- a CDS encoding PrsW family intramembrane metalloprotease — protein MSSTQPDPSVPADDISPAPAADSYPVPQADPSPDFSLPHRFRYRPRRGLFESKALRLTALTVVLLLCGAGILWKVEGQTGGSGLVIGMCLAVLPVPLVLAAFYWLDRVEPKPLRNLLFCFGWGSCAATLVAIFANTWATDLLISHQITGGQTLGASLVAPLVEESVKGSAILLMFLFRRKDFSGIVDGVVYAGFTATGFAFTENILYLGRSVLDGRNDGLGLEETVVTFIAREVMSPFAHPLFTSMTGVGFGIAAMTRKRWLKVLAPIGGWVVAMFMHGSWNGSSALGSLGFIGVYFLFMVPVFGLMVWLAIWSRRSELRTVGRQLPVYASAGWVSAPVPLVLSSMRTRRQVLDLARFTLGRDGGRTMREYLGFATSLAFLRQRAERGLVGAEFPEREQELLHHLWERRTAVADVLARVGAQEWQRLHPPVRPAYGYGYPGVPPQPYPPRPAGAGYPGPGYAGPGYPTAGYAGAPGAQLPAQPAPGSGYPPPHRGPQQPHPYQPHPHPQPAVAPPEPHHPPAHPSH, from the coding sequence GTGAGCAGCACCCAGCCCGACCCGTCCGTACCCGCCGACGACATATCCCCGGCTCCGGCCGCTGACTCGTACCCGGTGCCGCAGGCCGATCCGAGCCCCGACTTCAGCCTCCCGCACCGTTTCCGCTACCGCCCGCGCCGGGGCCTGTTCGAGAGCAAGGCGCTGCGGCTGACCGCGCTGACCGTGGTGCTGCTGCTGTGCGGGGCCGGCATCCTGTGGAAGGTCGAGGGACAGACCGGCGGTTCCGGCCTGGTCATCGGGATGTGCCTGGCGGTGCTGCCGGTGCCGCTGGTGCTGGCGGCGTTCTACTGGCTGGACCGGGTCGAGCCCAAGCCGCTGCGCAACCTGCTGTTCTGCTTCGGCTGGGGGTCGTGCGCGGCCACCCTGGTGGCGATCTTCGCCAACACCTGGGCCACCGACCTGCTGATCAGCCACCAGATCACCGGCGGGCAGACGCTCGGCGCGAGCCTGGTGGCGCCGCTGGTCGAGGAGAGCGTCAAGGGCTCCGCGATCCTGCTGATGTTCCTGTTCCGGCGCAAGGACTTCAGCGGCATCGTCGACGGCGTGGTGTATGCGGGCTTCACCGCGACCGGCTTCGCCTTCACCGAGAACATCCTCTACCTCGGCCGCTCGGTGCTCGACGGACGCAACGACGGGCTGGGGCTGGAGGAGACCGTCGTCACCTTCATCGCGCGCGAGGTGATGTCGCCGTTCGCGCATCCGCTGTTCACCTCGATGACCGGGGTGGGCTTCGGCATCGCCGCGATGACCCGCAAGCGCTGGCTGAAGGTGCTCGCGCCGATCGGCGGCTGGGTCGTGGCGATGTTCATGCACGGCAGCTGGAACGGCTCGTCGGCGCTGGGTTCGCTGGGCTTCATCGGCGTGTACTTCCTGTTCATGGTGCCGGTGTTCGGGCTGATGGTGTGGCTGGCCATCTGGTCCCGGCGCAGTGAGCTGCGGACGGTGGGGCGGCAGCTGCCGGTGTACGCGAGCGCGGGCTGGGTCAGCGCGCCGGTGCCGCTGGTGCTGTCGTCCATGCGGACCCGCAGGCAGGTGCTGGACCTGGCCAGGTTCACCCTGGGCCGGGACGGCGGCCGGACGATGCGGGAGTACCTGGGCTTCGCGACCTCGCTGGCGTTCCTGCGGCAGCGCGCCGAGCGGGGGCTGGTCGGCGCGGAGTTCCCGGAGCGCGAGCAGGAGCTGCTGCACCACCTGTGGGAGCGGCGGACGGCCGTCGCCGACGTGCTGGCACGGGTCGGCGCGCAGGAGTGGCAGCGGCTGCACCCGCCGGTGCGCCCGGCGTACGGCTACGGGTACCCGGGCGTCCCGCCGCAGCCGTACCCGCCGCGCCCGGCCGGGGCCGGGTATCCGGGCCCCGGATACGCCGGTCCCGGGTACCCAACGGCGGGATACGCCGGGGCGCCGGGGGCGCAGCTGCCGGCGCAGCCGGCGCCGGGCAGCGGCTACCCGCCGCCGCACCGGGGCCCGCAGCAACCGCACCCGTACCAGCCGCATCCGCACCCGCAGCCCGCGGTGGCGCCGCCGGAGCCGCACCATCCGCCCGCGCATCCGTCGCACTGA